Proteins co-encoded in one Ruegeria sp. YS9 genomic window:
- a CDS encoding lytic transglycosylase domain-containing protein has translation MRVDGQLETKAPQSGFAQSYVDGIGANPPELIVFASPEPEDPPPAPARAVPRPEILAALESTAHRYGGHPALRRAGLSVTEWQALFQANIEIESAYRPNARSSAGAIGLGQLMPGTAAQLGVDPHDWQANLDGSARYLLMMLAQFGTPELALAAYNAGPDAVARYGGIPPYRETQNHVRRVMAVRDRLTGAS, from the coding sequence ATGCGGGTCGACGGCCAGCTAGAGACCAAAGCCCCCCAATCAGGTTTTGCGCAAAGCTATGTCGACGGGATTGGCGCAAACCCGCCAGAGCTGATCGTTTTCGCATCGCCTGAGCCTGAAGATCCGCCTCCTGCACCCGCCCGCGCAGTTCCCCGCCCCGAAATCCTCGCAGCGCTTGAAAGCACCGCGCATCGCTATGGTGGGCACCCGGCGTTGCGTCGCGCGGGTCTGTCGGTGACGGAATGGCAGGCACTGTTCCAAGCCAATATCGAGATCGAAAGCGCTTATCGTCCGAATGCGCGCAGCTCAGCCGGTGCGATCGGCCTCGGGCAGTTGATGCCCGGAACGGCCGCTCAGCTCGGCGTGGATCCGCATGACTGGCAGGCAAACCTCGATGGCTCTGCCCGCTACCTTCTGATGATGTTGGCGCAGTTCGGCACGCCCGAACTTGCGCTTGCCGCCTATAACGCGGGACCAGACGCGGTCGCGCGCTATGGCGGCATTCCTCCCTACCGAGAAACCCAAAATCACGTGCGCCGCGTCATGGCTGTGCGTGACCGACTGACTGGAGCCTCCTGA
- a CDS encoding DUF1989 domain-containing protein yields MASFDPSRPDGTNRSLEIAVSADGTPRMNHTYTIDARCGVAVRVGAGQQLTVMNPSGHQVCDFWIFAADDVGEYSSMEHLHTALGSIFPKVGDSVTSNLRRPLMTITEDTSDGVHDTIIACCDHARYQQLGCTEYHDNCADNLRMALMAIGLKAPAVPAPFNLWMNVPVQADGSTSFVAPVSKPDDQVTFRADMDVIAVMSACPQDVTPVNGVGVAPDILKFYVADT; encoded by the coding sequence ATGGCCTCGTTCGACCCCTCCCGACCCGATGGTACCAACCGCAGTCTTGAGATTGCCGTTTCCGCTGACGGCACACCCAGAATGAACCACACCTACACAATCGACGCGCGATGCGGCGTGGCGGTGCGCGTCGGCGCAGGTCAACAGCTAACCGTGATGAACCCCAGCGGCCATCAAGTCTGCGATTTCTGGATTTTTGCAGCAGATGATGTGGGTGAGTATTCTTCGATGGAGCATTTGCACACAGCCCTAGGCTCGATATTCCCCAAAGTAGGTGACAGTGTGACCTCCAACCTGCGTCGCCCCTTGATGACAATCACGGAAGACACATCCGATGGTGTGCATGACACGATAATCGCCTGCTGCGATCATGCCCGGTACCAGCAATTGGGCTGCACGGAATACCACGACAATTGCGCTGATAATCTGCGGATGGCGCTGATGGCCATTGGCCTCAAAGCGCCAGCTGTTCCCGCCCCTTTCAATCTTTGGATGAACGTCCCTGTGCAAGCCGACGGCAGCACAAGTTTCGTCGCACCCGTGTCAAAACCGGATGACCAAGTGACCTTCCGCGCCGATATGGACGTCATCGCCGTCATGTCCGCCTGCCCTCAAGACGTCACGCCAGTCAACGGCGTGGGTGTCGCGCCAGACATTCTGAAGTTCTACGTCGCGGACACCTGA
- a CDS encoding BtpA/SgcQ family protein, with amino-acid sequence MDRHDFKKTFGATGPVILPVIHVLDSEQAERNIKAAIAGGCPGVFLINHDFEKEKLVPIIKEMRQAFPDIWLGVNFLAVTGKFAFPILGEMQAEGCKVDGYWADDARMDERRAEDDQPEADEIAAIREGSGWTGLYIGGTAFKKQRDVDPAQYGKSARIATHYMDVVVTSGVATGHAADVGKIDTFRAHCGDTALGLASGITPENAAQYADAVDLFMVATGINFDGDFYNIDPERLKRLMDLTQT; translated from the coding sequence ATGGATCGACACGACTTCAAAAAGACCTTTGGCGCAACTGGTCCTGTCATTCTTCCTGTCATTCATGTGCTTGACAGCGAACAGGCCGAGCGGAACATCAAAGCAGCCATTGCTGGCGGGTGTCCGGGGGTTTTTCTGATCAACCACGACTTCGAGAAAGAGAAACTGGTCCCGATCATCAAGGAGATGCGGCAGGCGTTCCCGGACATTTGGCTCGGGGTGAATTTTCTGGCGGTCACCGGCAAGTTTGCCTTCCCAATTCTGGGAGAGATGCAAGCTGAAGGGTGCAAGGTCGATGGTTACTGGGCCGATGACGCACGTATGGATGAACGCCGTGCGGAAGATGATCAGCCCGAAGCAGATGAGATCGCGGCCATCCGCGAAGGAAGCGGTTGGACCGGGCTTTATATCGGCGGCACCGCATTCAAAAAGCAGCGCGACGTTGATCCAGCACAGTATGGCAAAAGCGCGCGCATCGCGACGCACTACATGGACGTCGTTGTGACCTCCGGCGTGGCGACTGGCCACGCAGCCGATGTTGGCAAGATCGACACGTTTCGCGCGCATTGCGGCGACACGGCACTTGGCCTTGCATCCGGCATCACACCTGAAAACGCAGCGCAATATGCAGATGCGGTTGATCTTTTCATGGTCGCGACCGGCATCAATTTTGACGGCGATTTCTACAATATTGATCCTGAGCGCCTGAAGCGGCTCATGGACCTCACACAGACATAA
- a CDS encoding phosphoribosyltransferase family protein, whose amino-acid sequence MAQDKGPRDDRWYFSLMAPNTKGDKFAWLDPTSIYINGKAYHDLLDDLVADLDADEIDVVAGLDAMGFVLAAGIAARIGKGFLPIRKPGKLCVDTDSASMTNYSGQTQSMEMRTPAFAPGTRVLLVDQWVETGGTMHGAVQLVEQQKGKVAGMVAIVMEENDNTKSYREKYKVVTAIQPGTEWQRQANAQYLESFKTYKPEMAFPV is encoded by the coding sequence ATGGCTCAAGACAAAGGACCCAGAGACGACCGTTGGTACTTCTCGCTGATGGCCCCGAACACCAAAGGCGACAAGTTTGCATGGCTTGACCCGACCTCAATCTACATCAACGGCAAGGCGTATCATGATCTGCTGGATGATCTGGTGGCTGATCTAGATGCCGATGAGATTGACGTCGTCGCGGGCCTTGATGCGATGGGCTTTGTTCTGGCGGCGGGCATCGCGGCCCGTATCGGGAAGGGGTTTCTGCCCATTCGCAAACCCGGAAAGCTCTGTGTGGATACAGACAGCGCGTCTATGACCAACTACTCCGGTCAAACCCAGTCGATGGAAATGCGCACGCCCGCCTTTGCACCCGGAACGCGGGTTTTGCTGGTGGATCAGTGGGTTGAAACCGGCGGCACGATGCATGGTGCTGTCCAGCTGGTTGAACAGCAGAAGGGCAAAGTTGCGGGCATGGTGGCGATTGTCATGGAAGAGAATGACAATACGAAGTCCTATCGCGAAAAGTACAAGGTCGTCACCGCGATCCAGCCCGGCACCGAATGGCAGCGCCAGGCCAATGCGCAGTATCTGGAAAGCTTCAAGACCTACAAACCCGAGATGGCGTTCCCGGTCTAA
- a CDS encoding ribose-phosphate pyrophosphokinase: MKLICGNSNRPLAEAIAAHMRVPLAECNVRRFADEEVFVEIQENVRGDDVYVIQSTSYPANDNLMELLVLIDALRRSSAGRITAVIPYFGYARQDRKSAPRTPITAKLVANMITQAGAHRVLTMDLHAGQIQGFFDIPTDNLYAVPEIVRDIEKQKDRDNVMVVSPDVGGVVRARALAKRLSTGLAIVDKRRDKPGSSEVMNIIGDVSGKSCMLVDDIIDSGGTLCNAATALLENGAAEVSAYITHGVLSGKAVDRINASDLTSLVITDTICATEAVTASSKIREISIAPMFAKAITRIANGESVSVLFE; this comes from the coding sequence ATGAAATTGATCTGTGGAAACAGTAACCGTCCGCTTGCTGAAGCGATTGCCGCGCATATGCGTGTCCCTCTGGCTGAGTGTAACGTGCGTCGGTTTGCCGACGAAGAAGTCTTTGTCGAGATACAGGAAAACGTGCGCGGCGATGACGTCTATGTCATCCAATCAACGTCCTATCCAGCCAACGACAACCTGATGGAGCTGCTGGTGTTGATCGACGCGCTGCGCCGATCCTCTGCCGGGCGGATCACCGCCGTGATCCCCTATTTCGGCTATGCCCGTCAGGACCGCAAATCAGCCCCGCGCACGCCGATCACGGCAAAGCTTGTGGCGAACATGATCACGCAGGCGGGCGCGCATCGGGTGCTAACTATGGATCTGCATGCAGGGCAAATTCAGGGGTTCTTCGACATTCCCACCGACAATCTTTACGCGGTGCCCGAAATCGTGCGGGATATCGAAAAGCAAAAGGACCGCGACAATGTGATGGTCGTATCCCCGGACGTAGGCGGTGTAGTGCGCGCACGCGCTTTGGCGAAACGTCTCTCGACTGGCCTCGCAATTGTAGACAAGCGCCGCGACAAGCCCGGCTCGTCTGAAGTCATGAACATAATCGGGGACGTCTCTGGCAAGTCCTGCATGTTGGTCGATGACATTATCGACTCTGGCGGTACGCTCTGTAATGCCGCGACGGCGCTGCTCGAAAATGGCGCGGCGGAAGTTTCTGCTTACATCACCCATGGGGTCCTGTCCGGCAAGGCTGTCGACAGGATCAATGCATCTGATCTGACGTCCCTGGTCATCACCGACACAATTTGCGCTACCGAAGCGGTCACCGCATCATCGAAAATTCGCGAGATTTCGATTGCGCCAATGTTCGCCAAGGCGATCACACGGATCGCGAATGGAGAGTCCGTCAGCGTCTTGTTCGAATAG
- a CDS encoding LysR family transcriptional regulator has product MASFTRAAEILGRTQPAISLQVKRLEEAVGYPLIARKGKEISLTERGEALAIHARQILRLNDLAMAEFEQRDPAARLRVGLPVDYAVNTLQACLTDVVRQFPDTQIEIRCDLSKHLLAAMRSNEIDIAVALFDGDDQQFLFRNWKEQPTWVGANGFEIPEHADIPLVAHPFGCVYRDRMATALKLVGKSWRIAYSSPGIGGVQRAVQDGLGLSCLTAPTVQSGMRTFSEQDGLPVLAPLHIGLFARQAQLGAGGYAAMDAMINTLEQRSSSAIDA; this is encoded by the coding sequence GTGGCAAGTTTCACGCGCGCGGCCGAGATACTTGGTCGGACGCAACCTGCCATCAGCCTGCAAGTGAAGCGCTTGGAAGAAGCGGTTGGCTATCCGCTCATTGCGCGGAAGGGCAAAGAGATATCGCTCACGGAGCGGGGGGAGGCTCTGGCCATACATGCGCGCCAGATTCTGCGCCTGAACGATCTGGCAATGGCGGAGTTTGAGCAGCGTGATCCCGCAGCAAGATTGCGGGTGGGGTTGCCTGTGGACTATGCGGTCAACACCCTGCAAGCCTGTTTGACGGACGTTGTCCGACAATTCCCCGATACACAGATCGAAATTCGATGTGATCTGTCCAAGCATCTGCTGGCGGCCATGCGGAGCAACGAAATCGATATCGCCGTGGCATTGTTCGACGGGGACGACCAGCAGTTCCTATTCCGCAACTGGAAAGAACAACCAACCTGGGTTGGCGCCAACGGGTTCGAGATCCCGGAACATGCTGACATCCCCCTTGTCGCGCACCCCTTTGGTTGTGTGTACCGCGACCGTATGGCTACCGCTTTGAAGTTGGTGGGAAAAAGCTGGCGCATCGCTTACTCCAGTCCCGGCATTGGTGGCGTTCAACGCGCGGTCCAGGATGGCCTTGGCCTTTCGTGCCTGACTGCTCCGACGGTCCAAAGCGGCATGCGCACTTTTTCTGAACAAGACGGCCTGCCGGTTCTTGCCCCTTTGCACATCGGGCTTTTCGCACGACAGGCTCAGTTGGGTGCGGGCGGATACGCGGCCATGGATGCCATGATCAACACCTTGGAGCAACGCTCATCGAGCGCTATTGACGCATAA
- a CDS encoding PotD/PotF family extracellular solute-binding protein, whose amino-acid sequence MYRPTVTSSLLGLNRRQLLKAGGAAVLTTPFVSRAWAATTEINMLAWYGHGEADVVAEYEAANNVKFVPKYYAGGDNMLALIAQSPPGTYDLILSDAEFVQQLNAAGYIEEMNPADYPLDDMLHEDFSQFPGHWADGKMYSMILRGGHLGVSYNKNSVTAKEAESYSCFWKPELQGKVGHFDWHLPTLGQMSLYDGNGADLWNLNDDQWSKVQETTMSLRSQVGGFFDYGGTFNGLKNGEMQAMVGIGDWITGVLEKDGAPVASVIPKEGGIQFTESYSIGKGSEKAEEAKKFIQYMMSPAGQVKSAQMAAYPGFCVTKAGRAALIEADMAEAKRSHQVDGDPQDPIALIKEGRVHYRDIPQQQTLEDWNDFWSEYKSA is encoded by the coding sequence ATGTACAGACCAACCGTAACTTCATCACTATTGGGCTTGAACCGCCGCCAACTGCTGAAAGCTGGCGGCGCAGCCGTTCTGACAACACCATTTGTCAGCCGCGCCTGGGCGGCAACGACCGAAATCAACATGCTTGCGTGGTACGGCCATGGAGAGGCTGATGTGGTTGCGGAGTATGAGGCTGCAAACAACGTGAAGTTCGTGCCAAAGTATTATGCTGGTGGCGACAACATGCTGGCGCTGATCGCCCAATCCCCTCCGGGCACTTACGATCTGATCCTGTCTGACGCAGAATTCGTGCAGCAGCTGAACGCAGCTGGCTACATCGAAGAAATGAACCCGGCAGATTATCCGCTGGATGACATGCTGCACGAAGACTTCTCGCAGTTCCCCGGCCACTGGGCGGACGGCAAGATGTATTCCATGATCCTGCGCGGGGGGCACTTGGGTGTTTCCTACAACAAGAACTCCGTGACAGCGAAAGAAGCGGAAAGCTATTCCTGCTTCTGGAAGCCGGAGCTTCAGGGCAAAGTGGGCCATTTTGACTGGCACCTGCCGACCCTAGGTCAGATGAGCCTTTATGATGGGAATGGCGCTGACCTTTGGAACCTGAACGACGATCAGTGGTCCAAGGTTCAGGAGACCACCATGAGCCTGCGCTCGCAGGTTGGCGGCTTCTTTGACTATGGCGGCACGTTCAATGGCCTGAAAAACGGCGAGATGCAGGCGATGGTTGGCATCGGTGACTGGATCACCGGCGTTCTAGAAAAAGACGGCGCGCCTGTCGCGTCCGTGATCCCGAAGGAAGGCGGCATTCAGTTCACTGAAAGCTATTCCATCGGCAAGGGCAGCGAAAAGGCCGAAGAGGCCAAGAAGTTCATCCAGTACATGATGTCCCCTGCAGGTCAGGTGAAATCTGCACAGATGGCGGCCTATCCCGGCTTCTGCGTGACCAAGGCTGGCCGCGCCGCCCTGATCGAGGCTGACATGGCGGAAGCCAAGCGGTCGCACCAGGTCGATGGTGATCCGCAAGATCCGATCGCACTGATCAAGGAAGGCCGGGTCCATTACCGCGACATTCCTCAGCAGCAGACGCTGGAGGACTGGAACGACTTCTGGTCCGAGTACAAGAGCGCCTGA
- a CDS encoding ABC transporter permease: MSSNPENRPSLYALTWRLPIIFWQLIFFVGPVLFMVAMSFFLVKNYRMTEAFEFVNWSRMLTRGFFWDSYWYTIGIATLSTVCAMCIAFPAAFALAFRASESTRRWAIFLLIIPFFTSYLVRTFSWFVILSESGVVNAVLGYIGLGPYTMLNTNFGTLVGYMTLTLPLVVILQTVTMANIDKNLIEAARNLGCSPLRTIWQVIIPLSKTGLIIAAIFCFILSFGDFVAPFYLGGSQEPTLPILILDTTKSGQQWPRAAVVAIMMMVTLFAIAFTGIALAYRKGKGAK, encoded by the coding sequence ATGTCTTCCAATCCTGAAAATCGCCCAAGCCTTTATGCGCTGACGTGGCGTTTGCCGATCATCTTCTGGCAGCTGATCTTCTTTGTCGGGCCGGTTCTGTTCATGGTCGCGATGTCGTTCTTCCTGGTGAAGAACTATCGCATGACCGAAGCCTTCGAGTTCGTGAACTGGTCGCGGATGCTGACGCGCGGGTTCTTCTGGGACAGCTATTGGTACACGATAGGCATCGCCACACTGTCCACCGTCTGCGCGATGTGTATCGCCTTTCCGGCAGCCTTTGCATTGGCCTTCCGCGCTTCTGAAAGCACGCGACGCTGGGCGATCTTTCTGCTGATCATTCCGTTTTTCACCAGCTATCTGGTGCGCACATTTTCATGGTTCGTGATTCTGTCCGAAAGTGGCGTGGTAAATGCCGTGCTGGGCTACATCGGCCTTGGCCCCTACACCATGCTGAACACCAACTTCGGCACGCTGGTGGGCTACATGACTCTGACCCTGCCGCTGGTGGTCATACTGCAAACCGTCACGATGGCCAATATCGACAAAAACCTGATTGAGGCGGCGCGCAACCTTGGCTGTTCGCCCCTGCGCACGATCTGGCAGGTGATCATTCCACTGTCCAAGACCGGGCTGATCATCGCGGCGATCTTCTGCTTTATTCTGTCCTTTGGTGACTTTGTGGCACCCTTCTATCTGGGCGGATCGCAGGAACCGACCCTGCCAATCCTGATCCTCGATACCACCAAGTCCGGCCAGCAATGGCCGCGCGCAGCCGTTGTCGCGATCATGATGATGGTTACGCTCTTTGCCATCGCCTTCACCGGCATTGCTTTGGCCTATCGCAAGGGGAAGGGCGCAAAATGA
- a CDS encoding ABC transporter permease: MKQSRSLNFILGIYVVLIFAFVFAPIIFSMIFSFNSQRFPTIPLGEFSTEWYAKVLADPDIWKAARNSLIVSCSTAVIATFLGFCTAYSDFRYNFRFKGPYLALILLPPTIPLIIMALAMLAWLSKIGMSGQLYSIIIAHSVLTAPFAMAVIRLRLNQMDPDLESAAWNLGGSEWQTMRHVIVPFCKPAIFSSLFLTAAVSFDEFAVSWFVSGLNSTLPVVVLEIVQGNIDPQVNAIGTFVFLTSMTLVVLAQLFFASRQIKGLHA; encoded by the coding sequence ATGAAACAGAGCCGATCCCTCAACTTTATCCTTGGCATCTATGTCGTCCTGATCTTCGCCTTCGTATTTGCGCCCATCATCTTCAGCATGATCTTTTCCTTCAACTCGCAGCGCTTCCCGACGATCCCGTTGGGTGAGTTTTCGACCGAATGGTACGCTAAGGTCCTGGCCGATCCGGACATCTGGAAAGCCGCGCGCAACAGCCTGATCGTCTCCTGCTCAACGGCTGTGATCGCGACATTCCTAGGCTTTTGCACGGCCTATTCCGACTTCCGGTACAACTTCCGATTCAAAGGCCCGTACCTTGCGCTGATCCTGCTGCCGCCCACGATTCCGCTGATCATCATGGCGCTGGCCATGCTTGCGTGGCTGTCCAAGATCGGGATGTCCGGGCAGCTTTATTCGATCATCATTGCGCACAGCGTGCTGACAGCACCTTTTGCCATGGCTGTGATCCGCCTGCGGCTGAACCAAATGGACCCGGACCTCGAATCCGCTGCATGGAACCTGGGCGGATCGGAATGGCAGACCATGCGGCATGTGATCGTGCCGTTCTGCAAGCCTGCCATTTTTTCAAGCCTGTTCCTGACGGCCGCTGTCTCCTTCGACGAATTTGCTGTGTCATGGTTTGTCTCTGGCCTGAATTCTACGTTGCCCGTGGTCGTTCTCGAAATCGTTCAGGGCAATATTGACCCGCAGGTCAACGCCATCGGGACATTCGTCTTCCTCACATCAATGACGCTGGTTGTGCTGGCACAGCTCTTCTTCGCCAGCCGCCAAATCAAGGGCCTGCACGCATGA
- a CDS encoding ABC transporter ATP-binding protein, translating into MSKPLVVFDKVQKHFGNFVAVKELDFEIREGEFLAIMGPSGCGKTTTLRMLAGLEAPTHGEIRLNDRVMNDVAPHERDTPLVWQSLALFPFLTARENVEFGLKMRGVDKAERKERAIKWLDKMGILEFENRHISTLSGGQKQRVALARSLVMEPQILLLDEPLSALDAHLVIRMQAVLTDLQRELGITFVYVTHSQSEAFAMADRVIIMGKGEIGQIGTPKEIYRAPANQFVAEFVGRNNILAGKVKSVDGGTARITTTSGEFTVPTNEVQLVEDHNASFVISADLVHIASEEPVGGNKAYCKLISEEFVGSMVTLFLEDAQGHEFKVQMQERELSKFDLHSGDEIWLSWDTQSAHVLNES; encoded by the coding sequence ATGAGCAAACCGCTGGTTGTCTTTGACAAAGTACAAAAGCACTTCGGCAATTTCGTTGCAGTTAAAGAACTGGATTTCGAAATCCGCGAAGGTGAGTTCCTCGCAATCATGGGGCCATCCGGCTGCGGCAAGACCACAACTTTGCGCATGTTGGCCGGCCTCGAAGCGCCGACGCACGGCGAGATTCGCCTAAATGATCGAGTGATGAATGACGTTGCCCCGCACGAGCGCGACACGCCTTTGGTTTGGCAGTCACTCGCGCTCTTCCCATTCCTGACGGCGCGCGAAAACGTCGAATTTGGTCTCAAGATGCGTGGCGTTGACAAGGCGGAACGCAAAGAGCGTGCGATAAAGTGGCTCGACAAAATGGGGATCCTCGAATTTGAGAACCGCCATATTTCGACCTTGTCAGGTGGCCAGAAGCAACGTGTTGCACTGGCTCGTTCGCTGGTGATGGAGCCACAGATCCTGCTCTTGGACGAACCATTGTCAGCTCTGGATGCTCATTTGGTAATTCGCATGCAGGCCGTCCTCACGGACCTTCAGCGCGAGTTGGGGATTACCTTTGTCTACGTGACCCACTCCCAGTCCGAGGCCTTTGCGATGGCCGACCGCGTCATCATCATGGGCAAAGGCGAGATTGGTCAGATCGGCACGCCCAAGGAAATCTACCGCGCCCCTGCAAACCAGTTCGTCGCCGAGTTTGTGGGCCGCAACAATATTCTGGCAGGCAAAGTCAAATCTGTTGACGGCGGTACGGCGCGCATCACAACCACCTCTGGCGAATTCACAGTACCCACGAACGAGGTGCAGCTGGTCGAAGACCACAACGCCAGCTTCGTGATCTCCGCCGATCTGGTGCACATCGCATCAGAAGAACCCGTCGGCGGGAACAAGGCGTATTGCAAGCTGATTTCTGAAGAATTCGTCGGCTCCATGGTCACCCTGTTCCTCGAAGACGCGCAGGGCCATGAATTCAAGGTCCAGATGCAGGAACGCGAACTGTCCAAGTTCGATCTGCACTCTGGTGATGAAATCTGGCTGTCGTGGGACACGCAAAGCGCCCACGTCCTGAACGAAAGCTGA
- a CDS encoding polysaccharide deacetylase: protein MIRNPIPWPNGAKCAVAITFDMDADSLIHIAKPEDSHDRLYPISMGRYGPLVALPRILDTYRCLGLKQSFFIPGWCLETYPDVAEAILKDGHEIGHHGYLHEDPIKTRGEQREWFERTLDAHMRICGQKPRGYRAPVYNITQEVVDLMIEHGIRYDSSMMADDIPYRLDTANGSLYEMPVHWGTDDWPPFAHYDEIGYMMPVASPSHGLSGFWEEFEAQYDAGGFFMLIIHPFLTGRLARWKQVEAWIAKTQETKDVWFATLDEIADHMDQLQENGTWMPSVERLPYYDGPILGDKT from the coding sequence GTGATCCGCAACCCCATCCCCTGGCCCAATGGTGCCAAATGCGCCGTGGCAATTACGTTCGACATGGATGCGGACAGCCTGATCCACATCGCCAAGCCCGAAGACAGCCACGACCGGCTCTACCCCATTTCAATGGGCCGCTATGGCCCTCTGGTCGCGCTACCCCGCATCCTCGACACCTACCGGTGTCTGGGCCTGAAGCAATCGTTCTTCATCCCCGGCTGGTGTTTGGAGACCTACCCGGATGTGGCCGAGGCGATCCTGAAAGACGGGCACGAGATCGGCCACCACGGATACTTGCACGAAGACCCTATAAAGACACGCGGGGAGCAGCGCGAGTGGTTCGAGCGCACGCTCGATGCGCATATGCGCATCTGCGGGCAAAAGCCGCGTGGTTACCGTGCACCGGTCTACAACATAACGCAGGAAGTCGTCGATCTGATGATCGAACACGGCATTCGCTATGACAGCTCAATGATGGCCGACGACATTCCGTACCGTTTGGACACGGCCAATGGATCTCTCTACGAAATGCCTGTGCATTGGGGTACCGACGACTGGCCCCCCTTCGCGCATTACGACGAGATTGGGTACATGATGCCAGTTGCAAGCCCGTCGCACGGGCTCAGCGGTTTCTGGGAGGAATTCGAGGCGCAGTATGACGCCGGTGGTTTCTTTATGCTGATCATCCATCCTTTTCTCACAGGGAGATTGGCGCGGTGGAAGCAGGTTGAAGCATGGATTGCCAAAACGCAGGAAACCAAAGACGTCTGGTTTGCCACCCTTGACGAGATTGCCGATCATATGGACCAGTTGCAGGAGAATGGCACCTGGATGCCAAGCGTTGAACGGCTGCCCTACTACGACGGGCCAATCCTGGGGGACAAGACATGA
- a CDS encoding nucleoside deaminase, producing MNADDTRLLRIAYDEAKAGFEEGGCPIGSVLARGGEVVAQGRNQRVQKGDPIAHGEMDALRKAGRQKTYRDTTLYTSLSPCMMCTGTIIQFGIPRVVIGENTNFGGNEEFLRSKGVEVIVADDPDCIALMQRFIDEKPELWAEDIAE from the coding sequence ATGAACGCTGACGACACACGCTTGCTGCGCATCGCTTACGACGAGGCCAAAGCCGGGTTTGAAGAAGGCGGGTGCCCGATAGGTTCAGTGCTGGCGCGCGGCGGCGAAGTCGTAGCCCAAGGGCGCAATCAACGTGTCCAAAAAGGCGACCCGATTGCCCATGGCGAGATGGATGCGTTGCGCAAGGCCGGCCGCCAGAAGACCTATCGCGACACGACGCTTTATACGTCGCTCAGCCCGTGCATGATGTGCACCGGGACGATCATTCAATTCGGCATCCCGCGCGTGGTGATCGGCGAAAACACCAACTTCGGCGGGAACGAAGAGTTCCTACGCTCGAAAGGCGTTGAAGTGATAGTCGCAGATGACCCCGATTGCATTGCTCTGATGCAGCGCTTCATCGATGAAAAACCGGAGCTCTGGGCAGAGGACATCGCGGAGTAA